The following nucleotide sequence is from Apodemus sylvaticus chromosome 2, mApoSyl1.1, whole genome shotgun sequence.
atagaaacacaaaaattgtgcAGACAAATATtcatatgtaaaaaataaaaagtaaagtagacAAGAAAAATTGAGCAAAAAGAGTTTATTGTATAGCTATGTGTTTCAAGAAGGGTATTTGGAAAGTTGATTTACTTTTATGAAAAGTATCCTGTTACAATAAAATTAGTAATAACTGTCATAAATACAAAGAACCCAGGACACAAGATGAAAGTGCACTGCTACCCTATGTTCCTCACAGCTACCTTTCTATTCTGCATGAACCTGCTGGTACAACTAAGAGAGACTGGGTGGGGGGTCCTGAGCCACCATCAGACAAGTCTACACCGCATGATGGCATGGTTAGGACTTGGGATGAAAAGGCAGGACGGCCTACTCAGAGTTCCCTTGGCAATTAAGAGAGAAGACATGACAAGAGTTGAGGGTTGTAACGTTAAAGGGAACCCAGCGGTTCAAGCTGAAGGGAGTCTGAAGGATAGAAACTTTACATAAACAAAAGCCAAGACTAAAGAGAGTGATGGTGGGTAgacgtagacacacacacacacacacacacacacacacacaatgagccAAGGCATAAGGTCCCACCATCTCCTGTTTCATCCAATTCCTGCCCTTCCCAAAGCTGGGGCAGAGTGTTTCAGGTAGAAGACTGTGTGGAGGTTCCTGAGTTccaaggtatttttttaaatacatcatgCATCATATTGGGAATAAGTATGCAAAATGTCTGTTTAGTATGTGCAAAGACCTAGATACCATCTCAATCCCACACAAAGGCCCACTTGTTAAGCATCTTTTCACAGTTTGTCTCACCCAAGATTCCAGGAATAAGGAAAGCCATTACCAGTTTTTTTGAAATAATGAACAATAAATTTAACTTTTAGTTCTATGCCAACTCAGGGAATGTTTAATGTGCAACAGTGGTAATCGAAGCTTCCCTTTTGGCTGGTACGGCTTACAGTCTAACGCATACTCACATCTGCAAGGGCATCATGTACACAAAGATCCACATTCCACAGCTGGAAACTATGACAGCTCTGAGCTATACTCGCAGGTTTGTTCGGTCGTGGTACATCTGGTAAGGATCATCAGCGTACCAGTTGCGCCTCTTCCAGAAAGATGTCGTCATTTTATCTAGGAGTTTACTCTGGGTCTTGCTGCAGAACACAAATTCCCTCAAGCGCTTCTTTCTTGCAGTTGactttttccataattttttctTATAGCCAGCCTATGAGATAATATtccaaagacattttaaaatttgcagAGACAACAGCAGATGGTGTATAGGCCCAAGGAGCAAAGCCAGACCTCTACAGGGATTGGCTTTTCTTTGCAATAAGTAGTAGGTAAAAAAGCATGTGTAAAAGAGCTATTAATAATTTAACACTTTGGAAAGATTACTTAAATCAAAATCACAAGCTAGACGTGGAGTACACATGTGTAATtcgagcactcaggaggctgaggcaggagaattgaaaGTTGAGAGCCAGGCTCAGCAGATGAAAACATGCGCCACTCTTCAGAAGACCCGAATTCAATCCCAGCACCAATGCAGGTGGCTGGGGACACataatgctcttccagaggacagaccCAAGTTGGACAGCTCACACCCGCCTGCAGCTCTACCTTCAGGAGGACCTGGTGCCTCTGAAGTCACCAGCAGTTCTACTCGCATGCGTGGAACTGAGCACAGAGGCTCTTGTTAAGGAGCAGGGTCCATGGATCCTCTCACGCCAAAGCTCTTCACTGACATATCTCagcgcaccaccactgccggccATGAGCTGAGTTCTGATGCACATTTACCTCCAGATTTCACTAGGACAGGGGAAAACCCTCTCAGCCCTTCCACGGTGACTGTGCCTGCCACTCTTTACTCTGCTCACACCCACACCCTTTCTCTGCACAGGGACGGACAGAGATGCTGGGAAGCAAGCGGCCCCACAGCATAGCACGACACAGGAGAGCTCCCAGTAAGATGAGAGAGCACGTCAGTGAGGCGCACGCAGCACCAAGACTCACCCTTCTCCTTAGCCAGAGGCCAGAATGAAGTCGGAGGAAGCGATGCACAACCGATTTTACCGTCTTTCTCTTGCCTTTCCGTGTGCTGCAGTATGTTAGAGCTCTGACTGGCGGCTTCAGGACACTGGGAACCAATGTGGCCACtctaaaatatagttttaaaaaatgcagtggacagactgatcaaagggcaagGAACTTTCAACACACCACGTAATGCCAAGAAGAATGGCAACCTTCCTACTTCAAGCCTTCAAAAATCTGCACCCATAGGCAGAGGATGAACCTGCTTTTAACACACACAAGACTCTTGGGTCAATTCCCTAACATGAAAAATAAGACCCACCCACTTGACCACTAAGAGAGAATGCATCCACCATACTTTAATCACACAGTTTCTTATCTATCTGCCTACCTGAGTATAACCTCCTTTGAGGACTGCAGCTTATATTTGCATAGTTCTGCAAGTACAGTGGTGGATACCTATGGGTACTTAACTGATTGTCTGCTGACAGACTGACCGACTCCCACACGGCCAAGCAACATAAGCCACATCCCATTTGACCTCTGGTTTGCCTGACATTTTCTGGAAAGTGTACAAACAATATCAGAAATGAGGCCAGGGTAGAGGCAGACATCACTAGTAATACACTAGACTAGCTCGCATAGACCTTAGGGTTCTTCCCCAGAGCtgcaaaatgttttcaaaagcCAGGCAAGgaggtgcacacctataatcctcgCACCCGGGAGCTTAAGGCAGGAGTGATTACAAGTCAAAGCTACACAGCAAGATGGGAAGGAGGTGCTCTGTGTGGGCCTGCTGTGGGCTTCTAGGGTGCCAATCATATTCTCCTCCTCAGTCAGGCAAAGTGTATACCAAAAACCGCAAAGGAAAAGATTATCCACATCTGAAATGTCTTGAACACGTTTTATGGATTTTGCAGTcctagagatagaagaaaggactTCACAGATCTGGGGCCAAGTCCTCTACCACGGAGCTACGCC
It contains:
- the Mrpl35 gene encoding 39S ribosomal protein L35, mitochondrial isoform X2; its protein translation is MLRPLNVLASSAYRNCAKNACLNSALGTIHLRQIQTSLVSSAPRLVTYVGHLTYGHTATALNRVATLVPSVLKPPVRALTYCSTRKGKRKTVKSVVHRFLRLHSGLWLRRRAGYKKKLWKKSTARKKRLREFVFCSKTQSKLLDKMTTSFWKRRNWYADDPYQMYHDRTNLRV
- the Mrpl35 gene encoding 39S ribosomal protein L35, mitochondrial isoform X1, encoding MAASIFTGAVRAASGMLRPLNVLASSAYRNCAKNACLNSALGTIHLRQIQTSLVSSAPRLVTYVGHLTYGHTATALNRVATLVPSVLKPPVRALTYCSTRKGKRKTVKSVVHRFLRLHSGLWLRRRAGYKKKLWKKSTARKKRLREFVFCSKTQSKLLDKMTTSFWKRRNWYADDPYQMYHDRTNLRV